The Muntiacus reevesi chromosome 10, mMunRee1.1, whole genome shotgun sequence genome has a segment encoding these proteins:
- the C10H9orf43 gene encoding uncharacterized protein C9orf43 homolog isoform X2: MDLPDKSQWDETTCDLAICQHPQCWATIRRIERGHPRLLDSSSKSFLDTEDKLPVLTIVNIADSCLPAKRVVRRRHLPGFTFTKAHTLLSSKFDSKFQGRPWKDLPDRDLMNHTDRSPKLSVLNLNETKLPCPQDVGNMDVIWIPEKHVSPAEEKHIICSQDGNMNRKKSPGKHKLELPGIIVPPPTPGHLYEQLSSESLPLWNQFDMLPQDLLKDLLLDKGKTILYPEMQTQLAMMKKKPPLEKSRPDSAISAKMYLSVHRLTLQKPALRYPEHLKKRYSNLKTDGHRKQRQQQRRAKTATRKQEARKRCRNEPGSHNTLHRHSGAVVGDPRRGRKTLRGQESEKKQQQQPMKTEGSTLKQDSTEGSQTNVAKKSMDSSRSKKSPELPQIEYNKKDIRTQMEILLEDQVKTPESASGISWNPELKLLRILQATDEEDEEIHPSGAQSEVSEV, encoded by the exons ATGGATTTGCCAGATAAAAGCCAATGGGATGAGACCACCTGTGACCTGGCTATCTGTCAGCATCCGCAATGCTGGGCAACTATCCGCCGGATTGAGAGGGGCCACCCTCGACTTCTGGACTCTTCCTCCAAATCTTTTCTGGATACTGAAG ACAAGCTCCCAGTGCTTACCATTGTAAACATCGCAGATTCCTGCTTGCCGGCCAAGAGAGTTGTTCGTCGGCGTCACTTACCAGGATTTACCTTCACAAAGGCTCACACTTTATTGAGTTCAAAGTTTGACTCCAAGTTTCAAGGCAG GCCTTGGAAGGATTTACCTGACAGAGACTTAATGAACCATACTGATAGATCTCCCAAA CTATCAGTGCTGAATTTGAATGAGACAAAGCTTCCTTGTCCTCAAGATGTAGGAAATATGGATGTCATCTGGATCCCAGAGAAGCATGTGAG CCCAGCTGAGGAGAAGCATATTATTTGCAGCCAGGATGGGAATATGAACAGAAAGAAATCTCCAGGG AAACACAAGTTGGAACTTCCAGGGATAATTGTACCGCCTCCCACCCCAGGACACTTGTATGAGCAACTAAGTTCAGAATCCTTACCTTTATGGAACCAGTTTGACATGTTGCCTCAGGATCTACTGAAGGA CCTCTTGCTGGATAAAGGGAAGACCATACTTTATccagagatgcagacacagtTGGCCATGATGAAAAAGAAACCTCCCCTGGAAAAGAGCCGGCCCGACAGTGCCATTTCTGCTAAGATGTATTTATCTGTACACCGCCTCACCCTACAA AAACCAGCATTGAGATATCCTGAACATTTGAAGAAGCGCTATTCTAACCTGAAAACAGATG GTCATAGGAAGCAGCGGCAGCAACAGAGGAGGGCGAAGACAGCTACTAGGAAACAG GAGGCTAGGAAGAGATGCAGGAATGAACCAGGGAGCCACAACACCTTGCACAGACATTCAGGTGCCGTGGTTGGTGACCCACGCCGTG GTCGCAAAACTCTACGAGGTCAGGAAAGTgagaaaaagcagcagcagcaaccaatGAAGACAGAAGGCTCCACCCTGAAACAG GATTCCACAGAGGGATCACAGACAAACGTCGCTAAGAAATCCATGGACTCCTCCCGCAGTAAGAAGA GTCCCGAATTACCCCAAATAGAATACAATAAGAAGGACATCAGGACTCAGATGGAGATTTTGCTGGAAGACCAAGTGAAGACCCCAGAGAGTGCTTCTGGCATCAGCTGGAACCCTGAGCTCAAACTGCTGAGGATTCTTCAGGCCACAGATGAAGAGGACGAGGAGATCCATCCCTCCGGGGCGCAGAGTGAAGTGTCCGAGGTGTAG
- the C10H9orf43 gene encoding uncharacterized protein C9orf43 homolog isoform X3, which yields MDLPDKSQWDETTCDLAICQHPQCWATIRRIERGHPRLLDSSSKSFLDTEDKLPVLTIVNIADSCLPAKRVVRRRHLPGFTFTKAHTLLSSKFDSKFQGRPWKDLPDRDLMNHTDRSPKLSVLNLNETKLPCPQDVGNMDVIWIPEKHVSPAEEKHIICSQDGNMNRKKSPGKHKLELPGIIVPPPTPGHLYEQLSSESLPLWNQFDMLPQDLLKDLLLDKGKTILYPEMQTQLAMMKKKPPLEKSRPDSAISAKMYLSVHRLTLQKPALRYPEHLKKRYSNLKTDGHRKQRQQQRRAKTATRKQEARKRCRNEPGSHNTLHRHSGRKTLRGQESEKKQQQQPMKTEGSTLKQDSTEGSQTNVAKKSMDSSRSKKSPELPQIEYNKKDIRTQMEILLEDQVKTPESASGISWNPELKLLRILQATDEEDEEIHPSGAQSEVSEV from the exons ATGGATTTGCCAGATAAAAGCCAATGGGATGAGACCACCTGTGACCTGGCTATCTGTCAGCATCCGCAATGCTGGGCAACTATCCGCCGGATTGAGAGGGGCCACCCTCGACTTCTGGACTCTTCCTCCAAATCTTTTCTGGATACTGAAG ACAAGCTCCCAGTGCTTACCATTGTAAACATCGCAGATTCCTGCTTGCCGGCCAAGAGAGTTGTTCGTCGGCGTCACTTACCAGGATTTACCTTCACAAAGGCTCACACTTTATTGAGTTCAAAGTTTGACTCCAAGTTTCAAGGCAG GCCTTGGAAGGATTTACCTGACAGAGACTTAATGAACCATACTGATAGATCTCCCAAA CTATCAGTGCTGAATTTGAATGAGACAAAGCTTCCTTGTCCTCAAGATGTAGGAAATATGGATGTCATCTGGATCCCAGAGAAGCATGTGAG CCCAGCTGAGGAGAAGCATATTATTTGCAGCCAGGATGGGAATATGAACAGAAAGAAATCTCCAGGG AAACACAAGTTGGAACTTCCAGGGATAATTGTACCGCCTCCCACCCCAGGACACTTGTATGAGCAACTAAGTTCAGAATCCTTACCTTTATGGAACCAGTTTGACATGTTGCCTCAGGATCTACTGAAGGA CCTCTTGCTGGATAAAGGGAAGACCATACTTTATccagagatgcagacacagtTGGCCATGATGAAAAAGAAACCTCCCCTGGAAAAGAGCCGGCCCGACAGTGCCATTTCTGCTAAGATGTATTTATCTGTACACCGCCTCACCCTACAA AAACCAGCATTGAGATATCCTGAACATTTGAAGAAGCGCTATTCTAACCTGAAAACAGATG GTCATAGGAAGCAGCGGCAGCAACAGAGGAGGGCGAAGACAGCTACTAGGAAACAG GAGGCTAGGAAGAGATGCAGGAATGAACCAGGGAGCCACAACACCTTGCACAGACATTCAG GTCGCAAAACTCTACGAGGTCAGGAAAGTgagaaaaagcagcagcagcaaccaatGAAGACAGAAGGCTCCACCCTGAAACAG GATTCCACAGAGGGATCACAGACAAACGTCGCTAAGAAATCCATGGACTCCTCCCGCAGTAAGAAGA GTCCCGAATTACCCCAAATAGAATACAATAAGAAGGACATCAGGACTCAGATGGAGATTTTGCTGGAAGACCAAGTGAAGACCCCAGAGAGTGCTTCTGGCATCAGCTGGAACCCTGAGCTCAAACTGCTGAGGATTCTTCAGGCCACAGATGAAGAGGACGAGGAGATCCATCCCTCCGGGGCGCAGAGTGAAGTGTCCGAGGTGTAG
- the POLE3 gene encoding DNA polymerase epsilon subunit 3, producing MAERPEDLNLPNAVITRIIKEALPDGVNISKEARSAISRAASVFVLYATSCANNFAMKGKRKTLNASDVLSAMEEMEFQRFVTPLKEALEAYRREQKGKKEASEQKKKDKDKKTDSEEQDKSRDEDNDEDEERLEEEEQNEEEEVDN from the exons ATGGCGGAGAGGCCCGAGGACCTAAACCTGCCCAATGCTGTCATTACCAGAATCATCAAGGAGGCG CTCCCGGACGGTGTCAACATCTCCAAGGAGGCCCGGAGCGCCATCTCCCGCGCCGCCAGCGTCTTCGTGCTATACGCCACATCCTG tgcCAACAACTTTGCGATGAAAGGGAAACGCAAGACCCTGAATGCCAGCGATGTGCTATCCGCCATGGAGGAGATGGAGTTTCAGCGGTTCGTTACCCCGTTAAAAGAAGCTCTGGAAG CTTATAGGAGGGAGCAGAAAGGCAAGAAGGAAGCTtcagaacaaaagaagaaagacaaagacaaaaaaacagaTTCGGAAGAGCAGGACAAGAGCAGGGATGAGGACAACGATGAAGATGAGGAAAGGCTGGAGGAAGAAGAACAGAATGAAGAGGAGGAAGTGGACAACTGA
- the ALAD gene encoding delta-aminolevulinic acid dehydratase — MHPQSVLHSGYFHPLLRNWQTAATSLSASNLIYPIFVTDVPDDKQPIASLPGVARYGVNRLEEMLKPLVEEGLRCVLIFGVPSRVPKDERGSAADSEDSPAIEAIRLLRKNFPSLLVACDVCLCPYTSHGHCGLLSENGSFQAEESRQRLAEVALAYAKAGCQVVAPSDMMDGRVEAIKEALMAHGFGNRVSVMSYSAKFASCFYGPFRDAAQSSPAFGDRRCYQLPPGARGLALRAVDRDVREGADLLMVKPGTPYLDIVREVKNKHPELPLAVYHVSGEFAMLWHGAQAGAFDLKAAVLEVMTAFRRAGADVIITYYTPQLLQWLKE; from the exons ATGCATCCTCAGTCAGTTCTGCACAGCGGCTACTTCCACCCCCTGCTCCGGAACTGGCAGACAGCCGCCACCAGCCTCAGCGCCTCCAACCTCATCTACCCCATCTTTGTCAC GGATGTTCCTGATGACAAACAGCCCATCGCCAGCCTTCCAGGAGTGGCCAG GTACGGTGTGAACCGCCTGGAAGAGATGCTGAAACCCCTGGTGGAGGAGGGCCTCCGCTGCGTCCTGATCTTCGGTGTCCCCAGCAGAGTTCCCAAG GATGAGCGGGGCTCCGCAGCCGACTCTGAGGACTCCCCGGCTATCGAGGCCATCCGTCTGTTGCGCAAGAATTTCCCCAGCCTCCTCGTGGCCTGCGACGTCTGCCTGTGCCCCTACACGAGCCACGGTCACTGCG GGCTTCTGAGTGAGAACGGGTCATTCCAAGCCGAGGAGAGCCGCCAGCGGCTGGCAGAGGTGGCTCTGGCCTATGCCAAGGCGG GATGTCAGGTGGTGGCCCCGTCGGACATGATGGACGGACGCGTGGAGGCCATCAAGGAAGCGCTGATGGCACATGGATTCGGCAACAGG GTATCAGTGATGAGCTATAGTGCCAAATTTGCTTCTTGTTTCTATGGACCTTTCCG GGACGCGGCTCAGTCGAGCCCGGCCTTCGGAGATCGCCGCTGCTACCAGCTGCCACCCGGGGCACGAGGCCTGGCCCTCCGCGCGGTG GACCGGGATGTTCGGGAGGGAGCAGACTTGCTCATGGTGAAGCCAGGAACGCCCTACCTGGACATCGTACGGGAAGTCAAAAACAAG CACCCTGAGCTCCCCCTGGCCGTGTACCACGTTTCTGGAGAGTTCGCCATGCTGTGGCACGGGGCCCAGGCCGGGGCATTTGATCTCAAGGCTGCTGTCCTAGAGGTCATGACTGCCTTCCGCAGAGCAG GTGCCGATGTCATCATCACCTACTACACGCCTCAGCTACTGCAGTGGCTGAAGGAGTGA
- the C10H9orf43 gene encoding uncharacterized protein C9orf43 homolog isoform X4 → MDLPDKSQWDETTCDLAICQHPQCWATIRRIERGHPRLLDSSSKSFLDTEDKLPVLTIVNIADSCLPAKRVVRRRHLPGFTFTKAHTLLSSKFDSKFQGRPWKDLPDRDLMNHTDRSPKLSVLNLNETKLPCPQDVGNMDVIWIPEKHVSPAEEKHIICSQDGNMNRKKSPGKHKLELPGIIVPPPTPGHLYEQLSSESLPLWNQFDMLPQDLLKDLLLDKGKTILYPEMQTQLAMMKKKPPLEKSRPDSAISAKMYLSVHRLTLQKPALRYPEHLKKRYSNLKTDGHRKQRQQQRRAKTATRKQEARKRCRNEPGSHNTLHRHSGAVVGDPRRGKESRKTLRGQESEKKQQQQPMKTEGSTLKQDSTEGSQTNVAKKSMDSSRSKKNDNLNQTGRMRPCRKELTDGKEPSRSLCFSLSMF, encoded by the exons ATGGATTTGCCAGATAAAAGCCAATGGGATGAGACCACCTGTGACCTGGCTATCTGTCAGCATCCGCAATGCTGGGCAACTATCCGCCGGATTGAGAGGGGCCACCCTCGACTTCTGGACTCTTCCTCCAAATCTTTTCTGGATACTGAAG ACAAGCTCCCAGTGCTTACCATTGTAAACATCGCAGATTCCTGCTTGCCGGCCAAGAGAGTTGTTCGTCGGCGTCACTTACCAGGATTTACCTTCACAAAGGCTCACACTTTATTGAGTTCAAAGTTTGACTCCAAGTTTCAAGGCAG GCCTTGGAAGGATTTACCTGACAGAGACTTAATGAACCATACTGATAGATCTCCCAAA CTATCAGTGCTGAATTTGAATGAGACAAAGCTTCCTTGTCCTCAAGATGTAGGAAATATGGATGTCATCTGGATCCCAGAGAAGCATGTGAG CCCAGCTGAGGAGAAGCATATTATTTGCAGCCAGGATGGGAATATGAACAGAAAGAAATCTCCAGGG AAACACAAGTTGGAACTTCCAGGGATAATTGTACCGCCTCCCACCCCAGGACACTTGTATGAGCAACTAAGTTCAGAATCCTTACCTTTATGGAACCAGTTTGACATGTTGCCTCAGGATCTACTGAAGGA CCTCTTGCTGGATAAAGGGAAGACCATACTTTATccagagatgcagacacagtTGGCCATGATGAAAAAGAAACCTCCCCTGGAAAAGAGCCGGCCCGACAGTGCCATTTCTGCTAAGATGTATTTATCTGTACACCGCCTCACCCTACAA AAACCAGCATTGAGATATCCTGAACATTTGAAGAAGCGCTATTCTAACCTGAAAACAGATG GTCATAGGAAGCAGCGGCAGCAACAGAGGAGGGCGAAGACAGCTACTAGGAAACAG GAGGCTAGGAAGAGATGCAGGAATGAACCAGGGAGCCACAACACCTTGCACAGACATTCAGGTGCCGTGGTTGGTGACCCACGCCGTGGTAAGGAGA GTCGCAAAACTCTACGAGGTCAGGAAAGTgagaaaaagcagcagcagcaaccaatGAAGACAGAAGGCTCCACCCTGAAACAG GATTCCACAGAGGGATCACAGACAAACGTCGCTAAGAAATCCATGGACTCCTCCCGCAGTAAGAAGA
- the C10H9orf43 gene encoding uncharacterized protein C9orf43 homolog isoform X1, whose amino-acid sequence MDLPDKSQWDETTCDLAICQHPQCWATIRRIERGHPRLLDSSSKSFLDTEDKLPVLTIVNIADSCLPAKRVVRRRHLPGFTFTKAHTLLSSKFDSKFQGRPWKDLPDRDLMNHTDRSPKLSVLNLNETKLPCPQDVGNMDVIWIPEKHVSPAEEKHIICSQDGNMNRKKSPGKHKLELPGIIVPPPTPGHLYEQLSSESLPLWNQFDMLPQDLLKDLLLDKGKTILYPEMQTQLAMMKKKPPLEKSRPDSAISAKMYLSVHRLTLQKPALRYPEHLKKRYSNLKTDGHRKQRQQQRRAKTATRKQEARKRCRNEPGSHNTLHRHSGAVVGDPRRGKESRKTLRGQESEKKQQQQPMKTEGSTLKQDSTEGSQTNVAKKSMDSSRSKKSPELPQIEYNKKDIRTQMEILLEDQVKTPESASGISWNPELKLLRILQATDEEDEEIHPSGAQSEVSEV is encoded by the exons ATGGATTTGCCAGATAAAAGCCAATGGGATGAGACCACCTGTGACCTGGCTATCTGTCAGCATCCGCAATGCTGGGCAACTATCCGCCGGATTGAGAGGGGCCACCCTCGACTTCTGGACTCTTCCTCCAAATCTTTTCTGGATACTGAAG ACAAGCTCCCAGTGCTTACCATTGTAAACATCGCAGATTCCTGCTTGCCGGCCAAGAGAGTTGTTCGTCGGCGTCACTTACCAGGATTTACCTTCACAAAGGCTCACACTTTATTGAGTTCAAAGTTTGACTCCAAGTTTCAAGGCAG GCCTTGGAAGGATTTACCTGACAGAGACTTAATGAACCATACTGATAGATCTCCCAAA CTATCAGTGCTGAATTTGAATGAGACAAAGCTTCCTTGTCCTCAAGATGTAGGAAATATGGATGTCATCTGGATCCCAGAGAAGCATGTGAG CCCAGCTGAGGAGAAGCATATTATTTGCAGCCAGGATGGGAATATGAACAGAAAGAAATCTCCAGGG AAACACAAGTTGGAACTTCCAGGGATAATTGTACCGCCTCCCACCCCAGGACACTTGTATGAGCAACTAAGTTCAGAATCCTTACCTTTATGGAACCAGTTTGACATGTTGCCTCAGGATCTACTGAAGGA CCTCTTGCTGGATAAAGGGAAGACCATACTTTATccagagatgcagacacagtTGGCCATGATGAAAAAGAAACCTCCCCTGGAAAAGAGCCGGCCCGACAGTGCCATTTCTGCTAAGATGTATTTATCTGTACACCGCCTCACCCTACAA AAACCAGCATTGAGATATCCTGAACATTTGAAGAAGCGCTATTCTAACCTGAAAACAGATG GTCATAGGAAGCAGCGGCAGCAACAGAGGAGGGCGAAGACAGCTACTAGGAAACAG GAGGCTAGGAAGAGATGCAGGAATGAACCAGGGAGCCACAACACCTTGCACAGACATTCAGGTGCCGTGGTTGGTGACCCACGCCGTGGTAAGGAGA GTCGCAAAACTCTACGAGGTCAGGAAAGTgagaaaaagcagcagcagcaaccaatGAAGACAGAAGGCTCCACCCTGAAACAG GATTCCACAGAGGGATCACAGACAAACGTCGCTAAGAAATCCATGGACTCCTCCCGCAGTAAGAAGA GTCCCGAATTACCCCAAATAGAATACAATAAGAAGGACATCAGGACTCAGATGGAGATTTTGCTGGAAGACCAAGTGAAGACCCCAGAGAGTGCTTCTGGCATCAGCTGGAACCCTGAGCTCAAACTGCTGAGGATTCTTCAGGCCACAGATGAAGAGGACGAGGAGATCCATCCCTCCGGGGCGCAGAGTGAAGTGTCCGAGGTGTAG